A genomic segment from Lignipirellula cremea encodes:
- a CDS encoding SWIM zinc finger family protein, producing the protein MEFSYAYAGASAAWSGADDTQMSFSPDTLRPPTFFRGELSRHLPFREAISALHHVVVSDLRFQPKDRTAYLAWRAQQEEVDLAQIAAKQQEVSARLHAIQDELRELRGISSQRMGPYQNAQRKYFEHLYQKNRDYWFVLDPVITVHPDQLFFECFSQDESSYGRLGVNYEVFDNIGEFACGTTNIDYSAALYDEFQKIRSYKTTRLEIDPSGFELQTQQEDSFKEVKIDLPDSWVRGFLQVSSAMALPSVQFDLHPLDLYNICMVLRRKKEKHGPRGLRYLLQPGEPVRVILEPWNIELLCPRSHYAGDFAGDVRVWGRRRLHILERLIPQARRFTVCLLGTGMPSFYLADLGDMNFTLGLSGWTANDWSASGNFDLLAPRAEVDAVTQLRVFEALQAEWFASADTLAGKLNLDRSVVLGALAAYVQAGRVMYDLEKRVYRLRELSREPLPMERLRFTNEREEKAARYVSQQAVAAQGKPDSDPKYLTITGHTQTGNRREKSVLRLDTDARIVDADCTCNWHQQNQLRKGPCEHILAVRLAWNQQQRPLVNG; encoded by the coding sequence ATGGAGTTTAGCTACGCCTATGCCGGAGCCAGCGCCGCCTGGAGCGGGGCCGACGATACGCAAATGTCGTTCTCGCCCGACACGCTCCGGCCGCCGACCTTTTTCCGCGGGGAGTTGAGCCGGCATCTGCCGTTTCGTGAAGCGATCAGCGCGCTGCACCATGTGGTCGTTTCCGATCTGCGTTTCCAGCCGAAGGACCGCACCGCCTACCTGGCCTGGCGAGCCCAGCAGGAAGAGGTCGACCTCGCCCAGATCGCCGCCAAACAGCAAGAGGTGTCCGCCCGACTGCATGCCATCCAGGACGAATTGCGCGAACTGCGTGGGATCAGCAGTCAGCGCATGGGACCGTATCAGAACGCCCAGCGCAAATACTTTGAGCACCTTTATCAAAAAAACCGCGACTACTGGTTTGTGCTGGATCCGGTCATCACCGTACATCCCGACCAGCTCTTTTTCGAATGCTTCAGCCAGGACGAGTCCAGCTATGGTCGCCTGGGCGTAAACTACGAAGTGTTCGACAATATTGGCGAGTTCGCCTGCGGCACCACCAACATCGACTACTCGGCCGCCCTCTACGACGAGTTCCAGAAGATTCGCAGTTACAAAACAACCCGGCTGGAGATTGACCCTTCCGGCTTTGAGCTGCAGACCCAGCAAGAGGACTCTTTCAAAGAAGTCAAAATCGACCTGCCCGACAGCTGGGTGCGCGGGTTCCTGCAGGTCAGCTCGGCCATGGCGTTGCCGTCGGTGCAGTTCGATCTGCACCCGCTGGATCTGTACAACATCTGCATGGTCCTGCGCCGCAAAAAAGAGAAGCACGGCCCCCGCGGCCTGCGTTACCTGCTGCAGCCGGGCGAGCCCGTGCGGGTGATCCTGGAGCCATGGAATATCGAGCTGCTTTGCCCCCGGTCGCATTACGCAGGCGACTTCGCAGGCGACGTTCGCGTCTGGGGCCGGCGCCGGCTACATATCCTGGAGCGGCTCATCCCGCAGGCCCGGCGGTTTACGGTCTGCCTGCTGGGAACCGGCATGCCGTCGTTTTATCTGGCGGACCTGGGCGACATGAACTTCACTCTCGGCCTGTCGGGCTGGACTGCCAACGACTGGTCCGCCTCTGGCAACTTTGACCTGCTCGCGCCCCGGGCGGAAGTCGACGCGGTGACCCAGTTGCGGGTGTTCGAGGCCTTGCAGGCCGAGTGGTTCGCTTCGGCCGATACGCTGGCCGGCAAGCTGAACCTGGATCGTTCCGTCGTGCTGGGGGCTCTCGCCGCCTATGTGCAGGCCGGCCGGGTGATGTACGATCTGGAAAAACGCGTCTATCGCCTGCGGGAGCTCAGTCGCGAACCCTTGCCCATGGAACGTCTCCGGTTCACCAACGAGCGGGAGGAAAAGGCCGCCCGATATGTCAGCCAACAGGCCGTGGCAGCGCAGGGCAAACCTGACAGCGACCCAAAGTACTTGACCATTACGGGCCACACCCAGACTGGCAACCGGCGGGAAAAAAGCGTCTTGCGGCTTGATACCGACGCCCGGATTGTCGACGCCGACTGCACTTGCAACTGGCACCAGCAAAATCAGTTGCGAAAAGGCCCGTGTGAGCATATCCTGGCGGTGCGACTGGCCTGGAATCAACAGCAGCGGCCGCTTGTGAACGGGTGA
- a CDS encoding reverse transcriptase family protein, translating into MTDPPRTRQELYDLIRETSREEFILEEMIRLGFWSESTAPENPANEIRRQAELQRELQSLLTENRRLVDLDKAKKALRRERMAESRRRQKETKERREAERQARAAAWQAEQERSLAYLGEGVSAGLMRYEVDDRRLARNGLAGNPLATPLALAQAMQISLGELRFLAFSRRTSQTTHYQRFQIPKKTGGLRSISAPMPRLKRAQEWILRNVLENVPMHPAAHGFRTGRSIITNAQPHVGAAIVANVDLQDFFPSVGYPRIKGLFRTLGLSEATSTVLALLCSEPEIDEVVLDGQTYYTARSERRLPQGAPTSPAITNLLCRGLDARLQSNAEKLGFVYTRYADDITFSSQNAQADVGRALRRIRHVVASEGFTVHPDKTRILRRGSRQEVTGLTVNDRLGVSRELLRRFRAVVHSVEKTGPAGKRWGESPHLMSSLAGFANFIAMVDPEKGKPWQARVAALIEQHGRGPDLRSQRKRWVSPVPAAAAAPSTETASKPSESSNRPWWKIW; encoded by the coding sequence ATGACTGATCCGCCCCGCACTCGCCAAGAGCTTTACGATCTGATCCGGGAGACTTCGCGCGAGGAGTTTATCCTGGAGGAGATGATCCGTCTCGGCTTCTGGTCCGAGTCCACGGCGCCGGAGAATCCCGCCAACGAGATTCGCCGCCAGGCCGAACTCCAGCGTGAACTGCAGTCCCTGCTGACCGAGAATCGCCGCCTGGTTGATCTGGACAAGGCCAAAAAAGCCCTTCGCCGGGAGCGGATGGCCGAGTCCCGACGCAGGCAGAAAGAAACCAAAGAACGCCGTGAAGCCGAACGGCAAGCCCGCGCCGCCGCCTGGCAAGCCGAACAGGAACGCTCCCTGGCTTACCTGGGCGAAGGCGTTTCCGCTGGGCTAATGCGTTACGAAGTCGATGACCGGCGACTCGCCCGGAACGGCCTGGCCGGCAATCCGCTGGCTACGCCCTTGGCGCTGGCCCAGGCGATGCAGATTTCGCTGGGCGAACTGCGATTCCTGGCGTTCTCCCGGCGCACTTCGCAAACTACGCACTATCAGCGCTTTCAAATCCCGAAAAAGACCGGCGGGCTGCGTAGTATCTCGGCGCCCATGCCGCGACTGAAACGGGCGCAAGAGTGGATCCTGCGGAACGTGCTGGAAAACGTGCCGATGCACCCTGCCGCCCATGGCTTCCGCACAGGGCGTTCGATTATCACGAATGCACAGCCGCATGTCGGAGCGGCGATCGTGGCGAATGTGGACCTGCAGGACTTCTTCCCCAGCGTCGGTTACCCGCGCATCAAAGGGCTGTTCCGCACCCTGGGGCTGAGTGAAGCCACCTCGACCGTGCTGGCGCTGCTCTGCTCGGAACCGGAGATTGACGAAGTCGTGCTCGACGGGCAGACGTATTACACGGCCCGCAGTGAACGTCGCTTGCCGCAAGGCGCCCCGACCAGCCCGGCCATTACGAACCTCCTGTGCCGTGGACTCGATGCGCGACTGCAGTCCAACGCCGAAAAGCTCGGCTTCGTTTACACGCGTTACGCCGACGACATTACGTTCTCTTCGCAGAACGCCCAGGCCGATGTCGGCAGGGCGCTGCGCCGGATCCGGCATGTGGTCGCCAGCGAAGGGTTCACCGTACATCCCGACAAAACACGCATCCTCAGGCGAGGCTCCCGCCAGGAGGTGACGGGGCTTACCGTCAACGATCGGCTGGGCGTCAGCCGGGAACTGCTGCGGCGCTTCCGGGCCGTGGTGCACAGCGTGGAGAAGACCGGCCCGGCCGGCAAACGCTGGGGCGAGTCGCCGCATTTAATGTCGTCGCTGGCCGGCTTTGCCAACTTCATCGCGATGGTGGACCCGGAAAAGGGGAAGCCCTGGCAGGCCCGTGTGGCCGCCCTGATCGAACAGCATGGTCGCGGTCCCGACCTGCGCTCCCAGCGAAAACGCTGGGTCTCTCCCGTTCCTGCGGCTGCCGCCGCTCCTTCGACAGAAACGGCCTCGAAGCCGTCGGAAAGTTCTAATCGACCGTGGTGGAAAATTTGGTAA